The following are encoded together in the Narcine bancroftii isolate sNarBan1 chromosome 10, sNarBan1.hap1, whole genome shotgun sequence genome:
- the cox4i1 gene encoding cytochrome c oxidase subunit 4 isoform 1, mitochondrial, with the protein MMASRALSHVAKRAFSTTICMQAHGRAVARMDYSLPQYIDRKDEPLSTIDFVGHLSGEQKSLKEKEKSSWVSLSSEEKLKLYRIRFQQSYAEMGKSSNELKTVIGGVLFMVGCAGLIFLWQKMFVYGPVPPTLDDEWKAKQTKRMLDMRINPILGISSKWDYEKKEWK; encoded by the exons ATGATGGCTTCAAGGGCTCTGAGCCACGTTGCCAAGCGTGCATTTTCCACTACTATATGCATGCAAGCACATGGACGTG CTGTTGCAAGGATGGATTACTCACTCCCGCAATACATTGATCGTAAAGATGAGCCCCTTTCAACTATTGACTTTGTGGGTCACTTGTCAGGAGAGCAGAAGTCTttgaaggagaaggaaaaaagtTCATGGGTTTCTCTTTCCAGTGAAGAAAAGCTGAAAT TATATCGCATTCGCTTTCAACAGAGCTATGCTGAGATGGGCAAGTCATCGAATGAATTGAAGACTGTTATTGGTGGAGTCTTGTTCATGGTTGGTTGTGCTGGACTGATCTTCCTCTGGCAAAAAATGTTTG TATATGGACCAGTTCCTCCCACCTTGGATGATGAATGGAAGGCTAAGCAGACGAAGAGAATGCTAGACATGAGGATCAACCCAATTCTTGGCATTTCTTCAAAATGGGACTATGAGAAAAAGGAATGGAAGTAA